From the genome of Pelobates fuscus isolate aPelFus1 chromosome 6, aPelFus1.pri, whole genome shotgun sequence, one region includes:
- the DCK gene encoding deoxycytidine kinase — translation MATTPKRMCIELTPSPTSTSSSSPGRRKVKRISIEGNIAAGKSTFVSILKKCNDDWDVVPEPIARWCNVQSCQNEFEELTTSQKSGGNLLQMMYEKPDRWSFTFQSYACLSRIRAQLKAFGGKLKEAENPVLFFERSVYSDRYIFASNLFEAECMNETEWTVYQDWHEWMNNQFGADLELDGIIYLRANPEKCLNRIYSRGREEEQGIPVEYLEKLHYKHECWLHHRNMRMESNYLQEIPILTLDVNEDFKDDEHKQVNLIEKVKEFLSTL, via the exons ATGGCCACCACGCCGAAAAGAATGTGCATTGAGCTCACCCCATCACCGACCTCCACTTCCTCATCATCCCCAGGCAGGAGAAAGGTCAAGAGGATCTCTATAGAGGGCAACATTG CTGCAGGCAAATCCACATTTGTTAGTATCCTTAAGAAATGTAATGACGATTGGGACGTTGTTCCTGAACCTATTGCAAGATGGTGCAATGTCCAAAGCTGCCAAAATGAATTTGAG GAGTTGACTACGTCTCAGAAGAGTGGTGGTAACCTCCTCCAGATGATGTATGAAAAACCTGACCGTTGGTCCTTCACATTTCAATCCTATGCTTGCCTGAGTCGCATTAGGGCACAGTTAAAAGCTTTTGGAGGGAAGTTGAAAGAAGCTGAGAACCCTGTGCTCTTTTTCGAACGTTCTGTGTATAGTGATAG ATATATCTTTGCATCAAATTTATTTGAAGCAGAGTGTATGAATGAAACTGAATGGACTGTTTACCAGGACTGGCATGAGTGGATGAATAATCAGTTTGGAGCAGATCTAGAATTAGATGGGATCATTTATCTTCGAGCCAATCCTGAG AAATGTTTAAACCGGATCTATTCCCGTGGTAGGGAGGAAGAACAGGGAATTCCCGTGGAATATCTAGAGAAACTTCACTACAAGCATGAATGTTGGCTTCACCACAGAAACATGAG GATGGAGTCTAATTACTTACAAGAAATTCCTATCCTGACATTGGACGTGAATGAAGATTTTAAAGATGATGAACACAAGCAAGTAAACTTAATAGAAAAG GTTAAAGAATTCTTGAGCACTTTATAG